A section of the Triticum dicoccoides isolate Atlit2015 ecotype Zavitan chromosome 7A, WEW_v2.0, whole genome shotgun sequence genome encodes:
- the LOC119333750 gene encoding putative G-type lectin S-receptor-like serine/threonine-protein kinase At1g61610: protein MASPWGSPSSSLWVTLGQASNVAQLVGVDALGLISMVVQAALAARRHRDACMQLAQHVELVGGLLKELELADLMRREATRRPLEQLRGALRRCYALVTACQDCSYLRRLLLGARMGNELRAAQHEIDMFIRLIPLIALVDNSTNTHRVQEAAEQVDGIFIEGSNHRVRFAARVLDITEIRVQGARKLCNVREHPSLGIVGTQEQKTLDNKELVKLCMLTVENYPGFTEFSYFQIMDATDNFSEKRYLGSGGFATAYKGQLPQGFVVGIKRFDHRATLSDFSNELQLARLQYTNIIRLLGWCIHGKERILIYKFMQNGSLDRHIFAKTLCSDITEEHTSRVVATSGYIAPEYASRGVYSLKTDVFSFGILVLETISGRKNTVLDKRGDTVGDLVRDAWHMWKDQRLRELVDPSLGNGYDIAEITRCAQVALLCSQEDPADRPTMTDIAAMLSSESMRLPVEPKRPYVLSEGGAGEDTYINQSSRTIDITITSSATVLTRVRIIVDPEV, encoded by the exons ATGGCGAGCCCATGGGGCAGCCCCTCGAGCAGCCTGTGGGTCACGCTGGGTCAGGCCTCCAACGTGGCGCAGCTAGTCGGCGTGGACGCGCTCGGGCTAATCTCCATGGTCGTGCAGGCCGCCCTGGCTGCGCGCCGCCACCGGGACGCCTGCATGCAGCTCGCGCAGCACGTCGAGCTCGTCGGCGGCTTGCTGAAGGAGCTGGAGCTCGCCGATCTGATGCGGCGGGAGGCCACCAGGCGGCCGCTGGAGCAGCTCCGCGGCGCGCTGCGGCGGTGCTACGCGCTCGTGACCGCGTGCCAGGACTGCAGCTACCTCCGCCGCCTGCTCCTCGGCGCACGGATGGGCAACGAGCTCCGCGCCGCGCAGCACGAGATCGATATGTTCATCCGCCTCATCCCGCTCATCGCCCTCGTCGACAATTCTACAAACACTCATCGTGTCCAG GAAGCTGCGGAGCAGGTCGACGGTATATTCATAGAAGGTTCAAACCACCGTGTCAG GTTTGCAGCAAGAGTTTTAGATATTACTGAGATACGTGTCCAAGGAGCTCGCAAACTCTGCAATGTTCGGGAACATCCGTCACTAG GAATTGTAGGCACGCAAGAACAGAAAACCCTCGACAACAAAGAACTAGTGAAGCTTTGTATGCTCACGGTAGAAAATTACCCAGGATTCACAGAGTTCAGCTACTTTCAAATCATGGATGCTACAGATAATTTCTCAGAGAAGAGATATCTTGGGTCTGGTGGATTTGCAACAGCATACAAG GGTCAGTTGCCCCAAGGATTTGTGGTTGGCATCAAAAGATTCGATCACCGTGCAACATTATCTGATTTCAGCAATGAATTGCAGCTTGCTAGGCTTCAGTATACCAATATAATAAGGTTACTGGGGTGGTGCATCCATGGAAAAGAAAGGATTCTGATCTACAAGTTCATGCAGAATGGTTCCTTGGACCGTCACATATTTG CGAAAACACTGTGTTCAGACATAACAGAAGAGCACACAAGCAGGGTGGTGGCCACTAG TGGTTACATTGCTCCAGAGTATGCATCTCGAGGAGTTTACTCACTGAAGACAGATGTCTTCAGCTTTGGCATCTTGGTTCTGGAGACCATTAGCGGACGAAAGAACACTGTACTCGACAAGCGAGGGGATACTGTTGGCGATCTTGTACGAGAT GCCTGGCATATGTGGAAGGACCAAAGGTTGCGTGAGCTTGTGGATCCGTCTCTAGGGAACGGATACGACATCGCCGAGATAACGCGATGTGCTCAGGTGGCACTGCTCTGTTCTCAGGAAGATCCAGCAGATCGGCCCACCATGACTGACATAGCTGCAATGCTGAGCTCTGAAAGCATGAGGCTACCAGTGGAGCCTAAGCGGCCTTACGTGCTGAGTGAAGGGGGTGCTGGTGAAGATACATACATAAACCAATCAAGCCGGACAATAGACATAACCATAACGAGTTCAGCCACAGTGCTGACTAGAGTTCGAATCATCGTAGACCCGGAGGTTTGA